The Sander vitreus isolate 19-12246 chromosome 10, sanVit1, whole genome shotgun sequence genome contains the following window.
CCGTCTCTGCTGTGCCCGTCTTTAGCATCAATGACAAGTTCACTCTCTGCCAGGACGATGCCAGCTACAACCTCACTCTTGAGGTGCAGACAGCCATCGACAATCTGCTGCtccaggtctgcttgttgttaTATCCCTGTGATTTCAAGCTCTGGTGCCTACAGACtcttttaataataaattatgGTCTTGATCCCATGTTGGAGACAtaaattcttactctcttagttttaatacattctgtgtgtgtatatatatacatatatttatacttatattgtttgttctgtttaacctgtttgtttaacttattttagagaatgtgtgacatgcacctacaacaccaaaacaaattccttgtatgtgtaaaaaacgtacttggcaataaagcttttctgattctgattctaaacATGCTAAATGTAACTTAAAAATGGATCTCCTATGCAGAGTGACGTCCCCATAGACCTGCTGGATGTGGATAAGAACTCAGCTGTTGTCAGTTTCAGTGAATGTGATTCAGAGGTGAGCTGTGTAAACTCTTTCTACACAGGACAAACATACTTTACAAAAAAGGTCATGAACCTGCCGCTGCCCCCAGAGGTCTGACTCTTGAATTCTGTTTCTAGCAGCCTAATGGGAACTTTCTCCTGGCCACATACAGATGTCAGGCTAACACTACCAGACTCGAGCTCAAGGTAACACTTGCATCAAAACTCTTCATGTTGGGGCATTTTGTTACTTCTACTTCTGTCATGAAAAGTTACAATACCACAGTGGGCCTTCCTTTGTGCAATCGTGAGTCACAGACAGTACTCAGCTGCGTCTCGTGCTCATTGCATCTGTCCCTTTAACCGAAGTACAAACATTTCTGTAGCCACCTATTCCATTTGCTCAAACTATTTGATGATTCAGtgcagaaaaataatgtgttccATCCATAATAACTGTTCTAGGTGAGGTCCATCGAGGGACAGTATGGGACCCTGCAGGCCTATATTACCCCCAGACTGCAACCCAAGACATGCCAGGTTCGCCAATACCAGATCAAACCTCTGTCCCTCCACCAACGGACACACAGCATAGACCAAGAAAGGTGAAGACTTTCAGACAGAAAATTGGGATTTGAATTCAGTAATCAAATCCTATTTTGAAGCTTCCTTAAGTCCTTATTCCTGTGTTTCTGGGCAAAGGTTTGGTTTGTGTTGATGCCCAAAACCAGGTAAATGTCAATCACACTGAAATGATAACCTGGTTTCAGACCTCTGAATGGCTGCCCACATCAGATATGTTCACACGTGAAATAAAAAAGCCAATTCCGTGTGATTATAAGTTATACTAAAAATAGTATTTAATTGttgcattttattaaaaaatgtccCATGCCAAATGCTTAACCAGTTATTGTAGTAAAACTCTATCTCTAAGAGTCCTTTAGTTGCTGAGaactatgtttttgtttttaatcatttattataaaaaaaaaaaagagatccaGTGACATTGGTGTCATCTATCAGTTGTTAGTTATGTTCTTACTAATTTTGACCTTACAAAATATCTGttactttgtctctctgtctgtcatacAGGCCTATGAACAGGCTCAGTCTGGTGGGACAGTTCAGTTTTGCTGAGATCCACTCCTGGGTTGTCTTCTGTTTGCCAGAGGTGCCCGAGAAAACACCTGCAGGAGAGAGCATCACTTTCTATTTCCATAACACTTTTCTTGGGACACAGCTTGAAGCCACCTACTGGTAAATACTAGCACACAGTTAAAAGGCTTTTCTAGGATTGCATGTACATTTGTAGAGGAGATGAGCTAACTGACAAGGGGTTATACCATTTTATCCTGTCTGATGCCTCtagaaatattttatatatttcattttcagattTAGTAGGGATTTATGTTGTAATCTACTTGGAAtgaaatcttttttattttatttgtaattttagCAAAGGGGAGGGTCACTTCAAGTCAGACAACATCTCTACCATCTCTATACTGAGTGATGTTCTCTCTAAAGAAGCCACCAAGAGGAAAATCAACCTGAACAATTCATATGGTAGGTATATTATTATTCATGTTCAGTGTCTGCTGACAAAATATTTCCAGggaataattaattaaaaccTGTTCAACTAACTGTTCTTGTTTGTTATTCTTCCAGATATCAACGATGAGTCTGTGAGTCACACCCTGAAGATGATACATCCAAAGCTGGAATACCAGTTGTTGTTGGCTAGAAAGGTTCAGCTTATCGATGCACTTAAAGTACGTATTGGTCAAATGTGTCGTCCTACAGGAAAAATCCACTCTGAAGCTGAATCAGCTCTGTTTTAATACATTCACTGCTTATGTCCAAAGGCCCACCTTTTGGTTAAACGCTCTACGAGTTCTCACTCATTTTTTCAGGGCTGTTGACAGGCTTTATTTGGAAATGTTCATCACTTACTGACCTCCACCTCACTTCCTCTCTGATTTTATCTGACTGGTAGGAGCTTCAGGTTCATGAGGGGAATGCTGACTTCCTCATCCCAGAGTATCGCAACATCTTGGATGAGTCCACTAATCTCCTTGAGGAGTACAAGAAGCAGCCAGCGCACCTCGAGAGGCTTTATGGTGCCGCATTATTGCATTTCACTGACACTATTATCCAAAGACACTTTTAAGTTAACTGATTTTCCTTACGACTCTCcatggaattattattattattattattatttttttttttacatttgtcaatTCATTGCTAAAATTTTAAGACAGGAATTTACCTAAATGTAAAGTTCTACTACGTTATGAATTATAGCTTGTTGGCTTGTGGtaacttgtattttttttctttccctaaGGAATGATCACAGACCTCTTCATCGACAAATTCAAGTTCAAAGGCCAGAATGTGAAGACCAAGGTGTCCTCGTTGCTGGAGATACTCGATAATTATGACTTAAATTCTCTGTTAGACTTTTTCAATGAGGCATGATATCATGTAGAGAATCAGAGGGTATTATTTACTTGTCCTCGAGCGTCTTTATTTGTGctatttttgtattgtaaatACAAAAGGTTTTGTTGTATGGTAGTTACTAGCAGTGACAATGTCATGTTGTCATTTAGATACTTTTTGTCCTAATAATAGTgtacattatttaaatatttataatatattttgttaGCATCTAAAAACAAAGGCAGTGATTAATAAACCACTACAAGGTTGCCAGTTTCCTCTTTTTATTGGTGACTAAGTTTTGGTTGAGGTTTGAAAtttcacacactgttaaaagcacacaaaatgtatgtttttataaCACCATTACCATAGCACTGTGAGTTTCCCctcttgaaataaaaatgtgagtTTATTTGTAACCATTGTAAGATGCATCATTCAAGGGGCGGATGGAAAGTATAGTGAACAAATACTATGAAATATGATTATATGAAATTCTACAGAAAAGATAAAAGTGTGGTCATGAGCCATATGTGACAAATGAGTAATGTATCCATACAACATGCTGAAGTCTCATTCATTAAATGATTACATCTGCTATAAATTGATAAGTCATTACATAATTGCCATGCTTGTTTTCTTGATATTGTCATCCTCTTGACCTGATTTGAATTGAGGaattgagtatttccattttatgctacttcatACTGCCACTTACTATATTTAGGAGGAAAAAATTGCACTCTTTACTCCATATTTAACAGCATACattaaattattaattacaTTACTTTATCTGCTAATAATAGTTATGTACCtttaagttacatttttaatatggAACTTTAATTAGTATTTTTACTTTCTGGTATATTTCTACTTTTTCTAAAATAAAGAATCtgaaatctatcgctgacaaaAGATGGAAAGGTGTGTGTTTGGCCATTATCATGAGTCAAATTACTACCGAATAACCAaaatgatttagtatttagtaagAGTATTATTTTCAACAGTGTTTCTATGTCAAATCACCTATGGTAGGAGCAAATGAAATTACACATGAACATTatccagtggtgaaatgtaacacATTGTACTTACcagtttgaggtacttgtagGCTACTTGAGTCTTTCCAtgttattctgttttattttggaagccagtattgtacttttttcttgttacatttatttaataactttagttactttgcagattcagattattaattACAACAATATAAATCATTATCTAATTCATGATGTTGGATTATTATAGATTAAgatacccagcagtatataaagtaatccAAATTAGTTCCACTTTCACCTCTGCAATATCTGTGATACCTGCAcgttaatgcatcaataattataatccaggGATATAATAGGGCTGCAAAGTATGCTCAAATAGCTCATTATGCATAATGAGTTCTTTTTACTTGATGCTTATCATTTTAAATCCATGACTTTTAATACCAGAGTATTTTACACCGTGGTATTGTTACTTTTTAAAGTTCGGAGTACTTCTTCCAGCACGGACATTTTCCCGCAGCAGTTACTCCTTAAAAACGTTAGTCCATATGCGACTTTTACGTTCAAATGTGTCAAACCAGTTTTGAATTTGCAATCAAGCGAACATTGTACTCTTTCGGTTGCCTTACATCTAATGCGTCACTGCCTGTGCGGCTTGCGATTGGTCCGTTTCAATCCTCGCGGGCTACTTGAACTGAGAGAAAGCACCATCTCTATCTGCATGTTTCTGTGTGAATGGACCGAGGCTAGCTGACTTGTTTGCAGGTTGGTCGTAATCTTAGAGCACAAGGAGTATGGCAACTtaaagaaacacatttgtaGAATTTGTACCGCCAACTGTGCATTGTTTTTGTCTGGTTTGTGTATTTTAGCGCTGCACTGCAGTTCCGAGAGTCGTTGCCATCTCAACAGTTTAGTTTTGATTGTGCACGGTTCTTCCTAAGCAAACTAGAAACTAAGGCGAGCCTTGATATAATCTTCTATACGTGATCAATTAAAACTCTTACAAGAGCACACACCAGCTGTAGTATCTTGGTAAGCGAACGGAGACAGGTTGGACTTTTGTTTGAGAGGCAACATGTCGGGAGCTAACAGAGGACATGGAAGCGCGGCTAGTGAGTTTCACAACCAAGAAAATATGCAGTCAAGACTGAGGGGCTCGCTTAAACCCCGAGCTGCTGTTTCAAACGAGAACCAAGAAAACCTTCCACCGAAACAAGCAACCGGCAGAACCGTCCTGGGAGCCCTGCAGAACTACCAGCGAAGCAAAACCCTGAACCAGCGCGGCACGAAACAGGTTAGTTTGGGTAACGATGCTAAATAGCTCGCCTAGCTCGAACTAGTGTTTGCTAATGATAACCTAGATGGGGATGCCATTGTAGTTTTTGGAGGCAACGAATTTCAGCTATCTTGCCAGTTAACATAACCTGCATCTCGGGGTTTACTGCCAAATTTAGGTTTGTTTTACAGCATGGGTTTATTTACGTAGCTATGCTTTAGCTAACAATGTTAACCGGATTGTCCGCCATTTTAATATCACCATTTACTTAATTGTACACTTACTGCTTTATTCAGCAGATTTGACTAGACAACCTACTGATTTGACTTtggattttctgctttgtgCATTTGAGTCCCCCCCGCCTTCCCAAATGTGAATAGCAATGTGGGTGTTGCATAAACAGCCAAAATTTATCCCAAAAGTCCTGACGTCCTATAATTTCTGAAAATCTATTGCAATAGATTATCTTGTACATTAattgctatttaaaaaaatacgaAACTGTCAGTGTGCCTCCTGGTTGCCTACATACGTAAGTTACCACTTTGTACTATTCCCATGCTTATCGTTTAAGCTTTTTTATCAACTTTAAGTGTATTGTGCATAGTACCAGCACACTTAATGTCTTAAGTGTCTGCAAAAAGCATTTCCTCTTGTGGGACAAATCTGAACTGACCTATGTTCTGCTTCTAGGAGTCATCACAGCCCTCCTGCTGTAAAAATGAAGATTTGGGCAAAAGCTGCAATGAGAAGCCCATTGCCAAGCCACCCACTTTCCAGATCCACGTGGATGAGCCTGATGGAGCCTGCACCAAGAAGCCACAGCAGGTGGTCGAAGCTGTCAAAGCCAAATCCATCCCAGAAGTGGAGTCTCTACTCTCAATCAATACCGTGGCACGGCTCCGACAGCCCCTTGCCACCATTGAAATGCCATCGGCAATGGATGTCAGCTTTGGTGGGTTTTGAATACTTAAATGGAAGTCTCAATTTCTAATTTAAAAATTCTATTTTATAGAAACTGTAGTTTAAGACCAGACTTTAGTTTTAGATTTGTACTGCTCTAAATGTAAACTTCTTTTCCCAGACTCTCCAATGGACATGTCTGTGGTTGAGGGGGAGGAGAAACAAGTCGATGTAAACGAGGTCCCAGAATATGCAGTTGAAATCCACACATACCTGAGGGAGATGGAGGTGAGAAATTCAATGAAATGCTACAAACTGCAGCTTTGCCTCAATTCTTTCAACTGTCTTGCTGCTTATAACCTACTTGCCACGAGGCCTTTCTAGAAATGCATTTCAAGTGTCTAAAGTGTATGGGCTTTGCCTGTAGTTGTGTAACACTGATGCTTTACAGGTAAAAACCAGGCCTAAGGCAGGCTACATGAAGAAGCAGCCTGACATCACCAACAGCATGAGGGCCATCCTGGTAGACTGGCTGGTTGAGGTTGGGGAAGAATACAAACTCCAGAATGAAACACTTTATCTGGCTGTAAACTACATCGACCGCTTCCTTTCCTCCATGTCTGTCCTGAGGGGGAAGCTTCAGCTGGTTGGAACCGCTGCCATGCTGTTGGCTTCGTATGTACCCATTATTTTAGATTTGGTCTATTCAACTTACAATGTTTATGCTCAAGACTGGCTTCCCCGCTATGTAAAGTGACTATTTAAATCTTCAAATGCAGGAAGTTTGAAGAGATCTACCCCCCAGAGGTGGCAGAGTTTGTTTACATCACAGACGACACCTACACCAAGAAGCAAGTGTTAAGAATGGAGCACATGGTGCTTAAAGTGCTCTCCTTTGATCTGGCAGCACCAACAATCATCCAGTTTCTCACCCAGTACTTCCTCCATCAGTCTGTTAGCAAACCGGTGGAGAGCCTGGCAATGGTGAGCTTGCAGCAATATTGAAGTGTTTTTATGAATTTGTCTATGCAGTTTGGACACACCAACATGGCAAGGATTAATCCCTGAACTTTGTTTTTCAGTACCTTGGGGAGCTCAGTCTCATTGATTCAGATCCCTTCTTAAAGTACCTCCCATCACATACAGCTGCTGCAGCCTATGCCCTGGCAAACCACACAGTGACTGGTGGCTCATGGGTaaatttttaaatgttgtagTAGTAATTATGAAGTAAATTTTTGATCTCCTGAAGTTTCTGCAAGCTTGTTAAAACAGTCTTCTGTGATGTGTGCAAATAAGCAAGATGACTCAAAGTTCTCTTCCTCAGCCCAAGTCCTTGATCGAGATGTCAGGCTACTCCCTGGAAGATCTGATGCCATGTGTTA
Protein-coding sequences here:
- the ccna2 gene encoding cyclin-A2, with amino-acid sequence MSGANRGHGSAASEFHNQENMQSRLRGSLKPRAAVSNENQENLPPKQATGRTVLGALQNYQRSKTLNQRGTKQESSQPSCCKNEDLGKSCNEKPIAKPPTFQIHVDEPDGACTKKPQQVVEAVKAKSIPEVESLLSINTVARLRQPLATIEMPSAMDVSFDSPMDMSVVEGEEKQVDVNEVPEYAVEIHTYLREMEVKTRPKAGYMKKQPDITNSMRAILVDWLVEVGEEYKLQNETLYLAVNYIDRFLSSMSVLRGKLQLVGTAAMLLASKFEEIYPPEVAEFVYITDDTYTKKQVLRMEHMVLKVLSFDLAAPTIIQFLTQYFLHQSVSKPVESLAMYLGELSLIDSDPFLKYLPSHTAAAAYALANHTVTGGSWPKSLIEMSGYSLEDLMPCVKDLHQTCLNAPQHAQQSVREKYKGSKYHEVSLIDTPTELLLN